In Blastocatellia bacterium, the genomic stretch CAACGGCTCCGACGAAACCTTTCGTCTCCACCATGCCCAACGCTTCCAATGTCATAACTTGTTGAATCCTCCGTGTCGTTCTAGTTGCAGTGGCTAATGCTAACACAAAACCCACATCGGCAGAAGCTGCGAACCGCACAAAAAGCTGCTTCATTTGTGAGGCCTATCATCTCTGCTCGGTGGTCATTTCACAATCTACGGTTGCGCCCCCATACCCCGCCCTGCTGACCGTGTGTAGCAGAGGTGGATGCTCTCATCTCAGGTTGGGATCACTCTTCTTCCAATTGCGTGACGCGCTGCTTTAATTGCTCAAGCTCCGCCTGTAACCGAGGAATCCGCACAAGCGAAGCATACTGCGCTTTGAATTCGCTCATCGGTCGAGCTGGCGTGCCCCAGACAAATTGGCCTGGATGAATGCGCTTGCCTGTGGGAATGCCGGCCTGCGCTCCTACAATAGCGCCTTCACCAATCAGAACATGATCAGCAATGCCGACCTGGCCACCAATAACGGCTCGATCCTCAATCCGTGAACTTCCTGCTGCGCCAACCTGAGCTGCTAACACGCAATGCTGGCCGATATAGACGTTATGGGCGATTTGCGTCAGATTATCAATCTTCGTGCCACGCCTGATAATGGTTGCATCAAGCGCGCCCCGGTCAATACAGACGTTCGCCCCGATCTCAACATCGTCTTCGATCAGGAGTCGCCCAATCTGAGGAAACTTGTGATAGACGCCATCCACATTGACATACCCGAACCCGTCGCTGCCCAGAACGCTCCCAGCATGCACGATGACGCGCGCGCC encodes the following:
- the lpxD gene encoding UDP-3-O-(3-hydroxymyristoyl)glucosamine N-acyltransferase; translation: MMRHTVSDLAALVAGRVVGDGTKFITGVASLAQAGHHDIAFIESERQVEAAEQSSAGCLLVPESVHLHHKTYIQVAHPKLAFARIANVFHLPRRPVPGIHPSAIIGPSVHLSEGVSIGPYAVLEAGVRIGANSIIGAGVYIGADCLIGQECVLHPHVTLYPNVTLGARVIVHAGSVLGSDGFGYVNVDGVYHKFPQIGRLLIEDDVEIGANVCIDRGALDATIIRRGTKIDNLTQIAHNVYIGQHCVLAAQVGAAGSSRIEDRAVIGGQVGIADHVLIGEGAIVGAQAGIPTGKRIHPGQFVWGTPARPMSEFKAQYASLVRIPRLQAELEQLKQRVTQLEEE